One region of Zingiber officinale cultivar Zhangliang chromosome 7B, Zo_v1.1, whole genome shotgun sequence genomic DNA includes:
- the LOC122005812 gene encoding ubiquitin C-terminal hydrolase 13-like isoform X2: MSIDPYHESTWASFLNRGIVVLGGSDTDSRDSAFLQQQGDEEMQVPHQEFAEGPQSMEVISADAATAPESQPMEDPPTFKYRWTIDNLSRSNTKKLYSDIFYVGVYKWRVLIFPKGNNIDHLSLYLDVADSVNLPYGWSRFAHFSLAVVNQINGKYTIIKDAQHQFNARESDWGFTSFMSLSEFYDPSQGYLVNDTCVIEAEVTVRKVVDYWSYDSRKETGYVGLKNQGATCYMNSLLQTLYHIPYFRKAVYHMPTTENDMPSGSIPLALQSLYYKLQYSDNSVATKELTKSFGWDTYDSFMQHDVQELNRVLCEKLEDKMKGTVVEGTIQNLFEGHHMNYIECINVDYKSTRKESFYDLQLDVKGCRDVYASFDKYVAVERLEGDNKYQAENHGLQDAKKGVLFIDFPPVLQLQLKRFEYDFMRDTMVKINDRYEFPLQLDLDRDNGKYLSPDADRRIHNLYTLHSVLVHSGGVHGGHYYAFIRPSLSDQWFKFDDERVTKEEAKKALEEQYGGEEELPQPNPGFNNTPFKFTKYSNAYMLVYIRESDTEKIVCNVDEKDIAEHLRIRLKKEQEEKEHKKKEKADAHLYTILKVARNEDLVEQIGREIFFDLVNHDKVRSFRIQKQLPFHHFKEEVAKEFGIPVQFLRFWLWAKRQNHTYRPNRPLTPQEEAQSVSIVGQLREVSNKAHNAELKLFMEVELGLDLLPLALPSKTKEDILLFFKFYDPDKEDLRFAGRLFVKALGKPTEILSKLTEMAGFPPNEEIELYEEIKFEPKVMCEHIDMRLSFKSSQLEDGDIICYQKAIPITDRDQFRYPDIPSFLEYVRNRQVVHFRSLERPKENDFSLELSKHFSYDDVVERVAPLLRVDDPSKIRLTAHNCYSQQPKPQPIKFRGVDHLSDMLVHYNQTSDILYYEILDIPLSELQGLKTLKVAFHHATKEEVAIHSIRLPKNSTVSDVINNLKSKVELSRPDAELRLLEVFYHKIYKIFPPGEKIENINDQYWTLRAEEIPEEEKNLGSHGRLIHVYHFTRDHNQNQMQVQNFGDPFFFVIREAETLADIKIRIQKKLQIPDEKFLKWKFAFISLGRPEYLHDSDVVSNRFQRREIYGAWEQYLGLEHSDTSPKRAYPANQNRHAVDKPVKIYT, translated from the exons ATGTCTATTGACCCCTATCATGAATCTACTTGGGCGTCTTTTCTCAATCGAGGCATAGTTGTTTTGGGTGGATCTGACACTGATTCGCGTGACTCGGCTTTTTTGCAGCAGCAGGGGGACGAGGAGATGCAGGTGCCGCATCAGGAGTTCGCGGAGGGACCTCAGTCGATggaag TTATATCGGCCGACGCAGCAACTGCACCGGAGAGCCAACCGATGGAGGATCCTCCTACGTTCAAATATAGGTGGACAATTGATAATTTATCCAGGTCGAACACCAAGAAGCTCTACTCTGATATTTTCTACGTTGGAGTGTACAAGTG GCGGGTGCTAATTTTCCCCAAGGGAAATAATATAGACCACTTGTCTTTATACCTTGATGTTGCTGATTCAGTTAACTTGCCATATGGTTGGAGTAGATTCGCCCATTTCTCACTTGCAGTTGTcaatcaaattaatggaaagtacACAATAATAAAAG ATGCACAACACCAATTTAATGCACGAGAAAGTGATTGGGGCTTCACTTCATTTATGTCTCTGAGTGAATTCTATGATCCAAGTCAAGGATATCTTGTCAATGATACTTGTGTAATTGAAGCTGAAGTCACTGTACGTAAGGTTGTAGATTACTGGAGTTATGATTCAAGAAAGGAAACAGGTTATGTTGGCCTTAAGAACCAGGGGGCTACTTGTTACATGAATTCTCTTCTACAGACTCTATATCATATTCCATACTTCAGAAAG GCTGTTTATCACATGCCGACAACAGAAAATGATATGCCATCTGGAAGCATTCCCTTGGCTCTTCAGAGTCTGTACTATAAACTTCAGTATAGTGATAACAGTGTTGCTACAAAGGAGTTGACAAAATCTTTTGGTTGGGACACGTATGATTCTTTCATGCAACATGATGTCCAAGAACTTAACAGGGTTCTTTGTGAAAAATTAGAAGACAAGATGAAG GGAACTGTGGTTGAGGGTACAATTCAGAATTTGTTTGAAGGACATCACATGAACTATATTGAATGCATTAACGTGGACTACAAATCCACCAGAAAAGAATCATTTTATG atttacaGTTAGATGTAAAGGGTTGTCGAGATGTTTATGCTTCATTTGATAAGTATGTTGCAGTAGAGCGGCTTGAGGGAGATAATAAATATCAAGCAGAAAACCATGGGTTACAG GATGCTAAGAAAGGTGTTCTATTCATTGACTTCCCGCCAGTTTTGCAACTCCAACTAAAGCgttttgaatatgatttcatGAGAGATACAATGGTGAAG ATAAATGATCGCTATGAGTTTCCACTTCAGTTAGACCTTGATAGGGATAATGGTAAATATCTCTCTCCCGATGCAGATAGGAGGATTCACAACCTGTATACTCTTCACAG TGTTCTTGTACACAGTGGTGGGGTGCATGGGGGACATTATTATGCTTTCATCCGACCATCTTTATCAGATCAGTG GTTTAAGTTTGATGATGAGCGAGTAACAAAGGAAGAGGCCAAAAAGGCACTAGAGGAGCAGTATGGCGGTGAGGAGGAG TTACCTCAACCAAATCCTGGCTTCAACAATACTCCATTTAAATTTACTAAATACTCAAATGCTTATATGCTTGTGTATATTCGTGAAAGTGACACGGAAAAAATTGTGTGTAATGTTGATGAGAAAGATATTGCAGAACACCTCAGA ATTAGATTAAAAAAAGAACAAGAAGAGAAAGAGCACAAGAAGAAAGAGAAAGCTGATGCTCACCTTTATACTATTTTAAAG GTAGCTCGAAATGAGGATTTGGTGGAACAAATTGGCAGAGAaatattttttgatcttgtgaacCATGACAAAGTTCGGAGTTTTCGTATCCAAAAACAACTGCCATTCCATCATTTTAAG GAGGAGGTAGCCAAAGAATTTGGTATTCCAGTACAGTTTCTGCGATTTTGGCTGTGGGCCAAGCGGCAAAACCATACATATCGGCCCAATCGACCTTTGACCCCCCAGGAGGAAGCACAGTCTGTCAGTATA GTTGGACAGCTAAGGGAGGTTTCAAATAAGGCACACAATGCTGAGCTGAAGCTATTCATGGAAGTTGAGCTTGGGCTG GATCTTCTCCCTCTTGCTCTACCATCAAAAACCAAGGAGGACATACTACTTTTCTTCAAGTTCTATGACCCTGATAAAGAAGATCTAAG ATTTGCAGGAAGGCTGTTCGTGAAGGCTCTTGGAAAGCCAACTGAAATACTCTCAAAACTGACTGAGATGGCTGGATTTCCTCCAAATGAAGAAATTGAACTTTATGAG GAGATAAAGTTCGAACCAAAAGTTATGTGCGAACACATCGACATGCGGCTTTCTTTTAAATCAAGCCAG CTTGAAGATGGAGATATCATTTGCTATCAAAAAGCTATACCAATAACAGATAGAGACCAGTTTCGTTATCCTGACATTCCTTCTTTTCTGGAGTATGTTCGTAATCGACAG GTTGTTCATTTTCGATCCTTGGAGAGGCCAAAGGAGAATGATTTTTCCTTGGAGCT ATCTAAACATTTTTCATATGATGATGTGGTTGAAAGAGTTGCACCGCTACTTCGCGTCGATGATCCATCAAAAATTCGTCTCACAGCTCATAATTGCTATTCTCAGCAGCCTAAACCACAACCAATCAAGTTCCGGGGTGTGGACCACCTTTCAGACATGCTGGTTCACTATAACCAG ACTTCAGATATATTGTATTATGAAATATTGGATATTCCTCTGTCCGAATTGCAAGGTTTAAAAACTCTAAAAGTGGCATTCCACCATGCCACAAAGGAGGAG GTGGCAATTCACAGCATCAGGCTTCCCAAGAATAGCACTGTATCTGATGTAATCAACAACCTAAAATCTAAG GTTGAACTCTCTCGTCCTGATGCTGAACTTAGGTTACTTGAAGTATTCTATCACAAGATCTACAAG ATATTTCCTCCTGGTGAGAAGATCGAGAATATTAATGATCAATATTGGACATTACGTGCTGAAGAG ATTCCAGAAGAAGAGAAAAACCTTGGATCTCATGGTCGATTGATTCATGTTTACCACTTTACTAGAGATCATAATCAGAACCAAATG CAAGTTCAGAATTTTGGAGATCCATTTTTCTTTGTTATTAGAGAAGCTGAGACATTAGCAGATATTAAGATACGCATTCAGAAGAAATTGCAAATTCCAGATGAAAAATTCTTAAAG TGGAAGTTTGCTTTTATATCACTTGGACGCCCGGAATACCTCCATGATTCAGATGTAGTGTCCAATCGATTTCAG AGGAGAGAGATTTATGGAGCCTGGGAGCAGTACCTTGGCTTAGAACATTCTGACACCTCTCCTAAAAGAGCTTACCCAGCTAATCAG AATCGACACGCGGTTGACAAGCCTGTGAAAATTTACACTTGA
- the LOC122005812 gene encoding ubiquitin C-terminal hydrolase 13-like isoform X6 has product MSIDPYHESTWASFLNRGIVVLGGSDTDSRDSAFLQQQGDEEMQVPHQEFAEGPQSMEVISADAATAPESQPMEDPPTFKYRWTIDNLSRSNTKKLYSDIFYVGVYKWRVLIFPKGNNIDHLSLYLDVADSVNLPYGWSRFAHFSLAVVNQINGKYTIIKDAQHQFNARESDWGFTSFMSLSEFYDPSQGYLVNDTCVIEAEVTVRKVVDYWSYDSRKETGYVGLKNQGATCYMNSLLQTLYHIPYFRKAVYHMPTTENDMPSGSIPLALQSLYYKLQYSDNSVATKELTKSFGWDTYDSFMQHDVQELNRVLCEKLEDKMKGTVVEGTIQNLFEGHHMNYIECINVDYKSTRKESFYVERLEGDNKYQAENHGLQDAKKGVLFIDFPPVLQLQLKRFEYDFMRDTMVKINDRYEFPLQLDLDRDNGKYLSPDADRRIHNLYTLHSVLVHSGGVHGGHYYAFIRPSLSDQWFKFDDERVTKEEAKKALEEQYGGEEELPQPNPGFNNTPFKFTKYSNAYMLVYIRESDTEKIVCNVDEKDIAEHLRIRLKKEQEEKEHKKKEKADAHLYTILKVARNEDLVEQIGREIFFDLVNHDKVRSFRIQKQLPFHHFKEEVAKEFGIPVQFLRFWLWAKRQNHTYRPNRPLTPQEEAQSVSIVGQLREVSNKAHNAELKLFMEVELGLDLLPLALPSKTKEDILLFFKFYDPDKEDLRFAGRLFVKALGKPTEILSKLTEMAGFPPNEEIELYEEIKFEPKVMCEHIDMRLSFKSSQLEDGDIICYQKAIPITDRDQFRYPDIPSFLEYVRNRQVVHFRSLERPKENDFSLELSKHFSYDDVVERVAPLLRVDDPSKIRLTAHNCYSQQPKPQPIKFRGVDHLSDMLVHYNQTSDILYYEILDIPLSELQGLKTLKVAFHHATKEEVAIHSIRLPKNSTVSDVINNLKSKVELSRPDAELRLLEVFYHKIYKIFPPGEKIENINDQYWTLRAEEIPEEEKNLGSHGRLIHVYHFTRDHNQNQMQVQNFGDPFFFVIREAETLADIKIRIQKKLQIPDEKFLKWKFAFISLGRPEYLHDSDVVSNRFQRREIYGAWEQYLGLEHSDTSPKRAYPANQNRHAVDKPVKIYT; this is encoded by the exons ATGTCTATTGACCCCTATCATGAATCTACTTGGGCGTCTTTTCTCAATCGAGGCATAGTTGTTTTGGGTGGATCTGACACTGATTCGCGTGACTCGGCTTTTTTGCAGCAGCAGGGGGACGAGGAGATGCAGGTGCCGCATCAGGAGTTCGCGGAGGGACCTCAGTCGATggaag TTATATCGGCCGACGCAGCAACTGCACCGGAGAGCCAACCGATGGAGGATCCTCCTACGTTCAAATATAGGTGGACAATTGATAATTTATCCAGGTCGAACACCAAGAAGCTCTACTCTGATATTTTCTACGTTGGAGTGTACAAGTG GCGGGTGCTAATTTTCCCCAAGGGAAATAATATAGACCACTTGTCTTTATACCTTGATGTTGCTGATTCAGTTAACTTGCCATATGGTTGGAGTAGATTCGCCCATTTCTCACTTGCAGTTGTcaatcaaattaatggaaagtacACAATAATAAAAG ATGCACAACACCAATTTAATGCACGAGAAAGTGATTGGGGCTTCACTTCATTTATGTCTCTGAGTGAATTCTATGATCCAAGTCAAGGATATCTTGTCAATGATACTTGTGTAATTGAAGCTGAAGTCACTGTACGTAAGGTTGTAGATTACTGGAGTTATGATTCAAGAAAGGAAACAGGTTATGTTGGCCTTAAGAACCAGGGGGCTACTTGTTACATGAATTCTCTTCTACAGACTCTATATCATATTCCATACTTCAGAAAG GCTGTTTATCACATGCCGACAACAGAAAATGATATGCCATCTGGAAGCATTCCCTTGGCTCTTCAGAGTCTGTACTATAAACTTCAGTATAGTGATAACAGTGTTGCTACAAAGGAGTTGACAAAATCTTTTGGTTGGGACACGTATGATTCTTTCATGCAACATGATGTCCAAGAACTTAACAGGGTTCTTTGTGAAAAATTAGAAGACAAGATGAAG GGAACTGTGGTTGAGGGTACAATTCAGAATTTGTTTGAAGGACATCACATGAACTATATTGAATGCATTAACGTGGACTACAAATCCACCAGAAAAGAATCATTTTATG TAGAGCGGCTTGAGGGAGATAATAAATATCAAGCAGAAAACCATGGGTTACAG GATGCTAAGAAAGGTGTTCTATTCATTGACTTCCCGCCAGTTTTGCAACTCCAACTAAAGCgttttgaatatgatttcatGAGAGATACAATGGTGAAG ATAAATGATCGCTATGAGTTTCCACTTCAGTTAGACCTTGATAGGGATAATGGTAAATATCTCTCTCCCGATGCAGATAGGAGGATTCACAACCTGTATACTCTTCACAG TGTTCTTGTACACAGTGGTGGGGTGCATGGGGGACATTATTATGCTTTCATCCGACCATCTTTATCAGATCAGTG GTTTAAGTTTGATGATGAGCGAGTAACAAAGGAAGAGGCCAAAAAGGCACTAGAGGAGCAGTATGGCGGTGAGGAGGAG TTACCTCAACCAAATCCTGGCTTCAACAATACTCCATTTAAATTTACTAAATACTCAAATGCTTATATGCTTGTGTATATTCGTGAAAGTGACACGGAAAAAATTGTGTGTAATGTTGATGAGAAAGATATTGCAGAACACCTCAGA ATTAGATTAAAAAAAGAACAAGAAGAGAAAGAGCACAAGAAGAAAGAGAAAGCTGATGCTCACCTTTATACTATTTTAAAG GTAGCTCGAAATGAGGATTTGGTGGAACAAATTGGCAGAGAaatattttttgatcttgtgaacCATGACAAAGTTCGGAGTTTTCGTATCCAAAAACAACTGCCATTCCATCATTTTAAG GAGGAGGTAGCCAAAGAATTTGGTATTCCAGTACAGTTTCTGCGATTTTGGCTGTGGGCCAAGCGGCAAAACCATACATATCGGCCCAATCGACCTTTGACCCCCCAGGAGGAAGCACAGTCTGTCAGTATA GTTGGACAGCTAAGGGAGGTTTCAAATAAGGCACACAATGCTGAGCTGAAGCTATTCATGGAAGTTGAGCTTGGGCTG GATCTTCTCCCTCTTGCTCTACCATCAAAAACCAAGGAGGACATACTACTTTTCTTCAAGTTCTATGACCCTGATAAAGAAGATCTAAG ATTTGCAGGAAGGCTGTTCGTGAAGGCTCTTGGAAAGCCAACTGAAATACTCTCAAAACTGACTGAGATGGCTGGATTTCCTCCAAATGAAGAAATTGAACTTTATGAG GAGATAAAGTTCGAACCAAAAGTTATGTGCGAACACATCGACATGCGGCTTTCTTTTAAATCAAGCCAG CTTGAAGATGGAGATATCATTTGCTATCAAAAAGCTATACCAATAACAGATAGAGACCAGTTTCGTTATCCTGACATTCCTTCTTTTCTGGAGTATGTTCGTAATCGACAG GTTGTTCATTTTCGATCCTTGGAGAGGCCAAAGGAGAATGATTTTTCCTTGGAGCT ATCTAAACATTTTTCATATGATGATGTGGTTGAAAGAGTTGCACCGCTACTTCGCGTCGATGATCCATCAAAAATTCGTCTCACAGCTCATAATTGCTATTCTCAGCAGCCTAAACCACAACCAATCAAGTTCCGGGGTGTGGACCACCTTTCAGACATGCTGGTTCACTATAACCAG ACTTCAGATATATTGTATTATGAAATATTGGATATTCCTCTGTCCGAATTGCAAGGTTTAAAAACTCTAAAAGTGGCATTCCACCATGCCACAAAGGAGGAG GTGGCAATTCACAGCATCAGGCTTCCCAAGAATAGCACTGTATCTGATGTAATCAACAACCTAAAATCTAAG GTTGAACTCTCTCGTCCTGATGCTGAACTTAGGTTACTTGAAGTATTCTATCACAAGATCTACAAG ATATTTCCTCCTGGTGAGAAGATCGAGAATATTAATGATCAATATTGGACATTACGTGCTGAAGAG ATTCCAGAAGAAGAGAAAAACCTTGGATCTCATGGTCGATTGATTCATGTTTACCACTTTACTAGAGATCATAATCAGAACCAAATG CAAGTTCAGAATTTTGGAGATCCATTTTTCTTTGTTATTAGAGAAGCTGAGACATTAGCAGATATTAAGATACGCATTCAGAAGAAATTGCAAATTCCAGATGAAAAATTCTTAAAG TGGAAGTTTGCTTTTATATCACTTGGACGCCCGGAATACCTCCATGATTCAGATGTAGTGTCCAATCGATTTCAG AGGAGAGAGATTTATGGAGCCTGGGAGCAGTACCTTGGCTTAGAACATTCTGACACCTCTCCTAAAAGAGCTTACCCAGCTAATCAG AATCGACACGCGGTTGACAAGCCTGTGAAAATTTACACTTGA
- the LOC122005812 gene encoding ubiquitin C-terminal hydrolase 13-like isoform X5 — protein MSIDPYHESTWASFLNRGIVVLGGSDTDSRDSAFLQQQGDEEMQVPHQEFAEGPQSMEVISADAATAPESQPMEDPPTFKYRWTIDNLSRSNTKKLYSDIFYVGVYKWRVLIFPKGNNIDHLSLYLDVADSVNLPYGWSRFAHFSLAVVNQINGKYTIIKDAQHQFNARESDWGFTSFMSLSEFYDPSQGYLVNDTCVIEAEVTVRKVVDYWSYDSRKETGYVGLKNQGATCYMNSLLQTLYHIPYFRKAVYHMPTTENDMPSGSIPLALQSLYYKLQYSDNSVATKELTKSFGWDTYDSFMQHDVQELNRVLCEKLEDKMKGTVVEGTIQNLFEGHHMNYIECINVDYKSTRKESFYDLQLDVKGCRDVYASFDKYVAVERLEGDNKYQAENHGLQDAKKGVLFIDFPPVLQLQLKRFEYDFMRDTMVKINDRYEFPLQLDLDRDNGKYLSPDADRRIHNLYTLHSVLVHSGGVHGGHYYAFIRPSLSDQWFKFDDERVTKEEAKKALEEQYGGEEELPQPNPGFNNTPFKFTKYSNAYMLVYIRESDTEKIVCNVDEKDIAEHLRIRLKKEQEEKEHKKKEKADAHLYTILKVARNEDLVEQIGREIFFDLVNHDKVRSFRIQKQLPFHHFKEEVAKEFGIPVQFLRFWLWAKRQNHTYRPNRPLTPQEEAQSVGQLREVSNKAHNAELKLFMEVELGLDLLPLALPSKTKEDILLFFKFYDPDKEDLRFAGRLFVKALGKPTEILSKLTEMAGFPPNEEIELYEEIKFEPKVMCEHIDMRLSFKSSQLEDGDIICYQKAIPITDRDQFRYPDIPSFLEYVRNRQVVHFRSLERPKENDFSLELSKHFSYDDVVERVAPLLRVDDPSKIRLTAHNCYSQQPKPQPIKFRGVDHLSDMLVHYNQTSDILYYEILDIPLSELQGLKTLKVAFHHATKEEVAIHSIRLPKNSTVSDVINNLKSKVELSRPDAELRLLEVFYHKIYKIFPPGEKIENINDQYWTLRAEEIPEEEKNLGSHGRLIHVYHFTRDHNQNQMQVQNFGDPFFFVIREAETLADIKIRIQKKLQIPDEKFLKWKFAFISLGRPEYLHDSDVVSNRFQRREIYGAWEQYLGLEHSDTSPKRAYPANQNRHAVDKPVKIYT, from the exons ATGTCTATTGACCCCTATCATGAATCTACTTGGGCGTCTTTTCTCAATCGAGGCATAGTTGTTTTGGGTGGATCTGACACTGATTCGCGTGACTCGGCTTTTTTGCAGCAGCAGGGGGACGAGGAGATGCAGGTGCCGCATCAGGAGTTCGCGGAGGGACCTCAGTCGATggaag TTATATCGGCCGACGCAGCAACTGCACCGGAGAGCCAACCGATGGAGGATCCTCCTACGTTCAAATATAGGTGGACAATTGATAATTTATCCAGGTCGAACACCAAGAAGCTCTACTCTGATATTTTCTACGTTGGAGTGTACAAGTG GCGGGTGCTAATTTTCCCCAAGGGAAATAATATAGACCACTTGTCTTTATACCTTGATGTTGCTGATTCAGTTAACTTGCCATATGGTTGGAGTAGATTCGCCCATTTCTCACTTGCAGTTGTcaatcaaattaatggaaagtacACAATAATAAAAG ATGCACAACACCAATTTAATGCACGAGAAAGTGATTGGGGCTTCACTTCATTTATGTCTCTGAGTGAATTCTATGATCCAAGTCAAGGATATCTTGTCAATGATACTTGTGTAATTGAAGCTGAAGTCACTGTACGTAAGGTTGTAGATTACTGGAGTTATGATTCAAGAAAGGAAACAGGTTATGTTGGCCTTAAGAACCAGGGGGCTACTTGTTACATGAATTCTCTTCTACAGACTCTATATCATATTCCATACTTCAGAAAG GCTGTTTATCACATGCCGACAACAGAAAATGATATGCCATCTGGAAGCATTCCCTTGGCTCTTCAGAGTCTGTACTATAAACTTCAGTATAGTGATAACAGTGTTGCTACAAAGGAGTTGACAAAATCTTTTGGTTGGGACACGTATGATTCTTTCATGCAACATGATGTCCAAGAACTTAACAGGGTTCTTTGTGAAAAATTAGAAGACAAGATGAAG GGAACTGTGGTTGAGGGTACAATTCAGAATTTGTTTGAAGGACATCACATGAACTATATTGAATGCATTAACGTGGACTACAAATCCACCAGAAAAGAATCATTTTATG atttacaGTTAGATGTAAAGGGTTGTCGAGATGTTTATGCTTCATTTGATAAGTATGTTGCAGTAGAGCGGCTTGAGGGAGATAATAAATATCAAGCAGAAAACCATGGGTTACAG GATGCTAAGAAAGGTGTTCTATTCATTGACTTCCCGCCAGTTTTGCAACTCCAACTAAAGCgttttgaatatgatttcatGAGAGATACAATGGTGAAG ATAAATGATCGCTATGAGTTTCCACTTCAGTTAGACCTTGATAGGGATAATGGTAAATATCTCTCTCCCGATGCAGATAGGAGGATTCACAACCTGTATACTCTTCACAG TGTTCTTGTACACAGTGGTGGGGTGCATGGGGGACATTATTATGCTTTCATCCGACCATCTTTATCAGATCAGTG GTTTAAGTTTGATGATGAGCGAGTAACAAAGGAAGAGGCCAAAAAGGCACTAGAGGAGCAGTATGGCGGTGAGGAGGAG TTACCTCAACCAAATCCTGGCTTCAACAATACTCCATTTAAATTTACTAAATACTCAAATGCTTATATGCTTGTGTATATTCGTGAAAGTGACACGGAAAAAATTGTGTGTAATGTTGATGAGAAAGATATTGCAGAACACCTCAGA ATTAGATTAAAAAAAGAACAAGAAGAGAAAGAGCACAAGAAGAAAGAGAAAGCTGATGCTCACCTTTATACTATTTTAAAG GTAGCTCGAAATGAGGATTTGGTGGAACAAATTGGCAGAGAaatattttttgatcttgtgaacCATGACAAAGTTCGGAGTTTTCGTATCCAAAAACAACTGCCATTCCATCATTTTAAG GAGGAGGTAGCCAAAGAATTTGGTATTCCAGTACAGTTTCTGCGATTTTGGCTGTGGGCCAAGCGGCAAAACCATACATATCGGCCCAATCGACCTTTGACCCCCCAGGAGGAAGCACAGTCT GTTGGACAGCTAAGGGAGGTTTCAAATAAGGCACACAATGCTGAGCTGAAGCTATTCATGGAAGTTGAGCTTGGGCTG GATCTTCTCCCTCTTGCTCTACCATCAAAAACCAAGGAGGACATACTACTTTTCTTCAAGTTCTATGACCCTGATAAAGAAGATCTAAG ATTTGCAGGAAGGCTGTTCGTGAAGGCTCTTGGAAAGCCAACTGAAATACTCTCAAAACTGACTGAGATGGCTGGATTTCCTCCAAATGAAGAAATTGAACTTTATGAG GAGATAAAGTTCGAACCAAAAGTTATGTGCGAACACATCGACATGCGGCTTTCTTTTAAATCAAGCCAG CTTGAAGATGGAGATATCATTTGCTATCAAAAAGCTATACCAATAACAGATAGAGACCAGTTTCGTTATCCTGACATTCCTTCTTTTCTGGAGTATGTTCGTAATCGACAG GTTGTTCATTTTCGATCCTTGGAGAGGCCAAAGGAGAATGATTTTTCCTTGGAGCT ATCTAAACATTTTTCATATGATGATGTGGTTGAAAGAGTTGCACCGCTACTTCGCGTCGATGATCCATCAAAAATTCGTCTCACAGCTCATAATTGCTATTCTCAGCAGCCTAAACCACAACCAATCAAGTTCCGGGGTGTGGACCACCTTTCAGACATGCTGGTTCACTATAACCAG ACTTCAGATATATTGTATTATGAAATATTGGATATTCCTCTGTCCGAATTGCAAGGTTTAAAAACTCTAAAAGTGGCATTCCACCATGCCACAAAGGAGGAG GTGGCAATTCACAGCATCAGGCTTCCCAAGAATAGCACTGTATCTGATGTAATCAACAACCTAAAATCTAAG GTTGAACTCTCTCGTCCTGATGCTGAACTTAGGTTACTTGAAGTATTCTATCACAAGATCTACAAG ATATTTCCTCCTGGTGAGAAGATCGAGAATATTAATGATCAATATTGGACATTACGTGCTGAAGAG ATTCCAGAAGAAGAGAAAAACCTTGGATCTCATGGTCGATTGATTCATGTTTACCACTTTACTAGAGATCATAATCAGAACCAAATG CAAGTTCAGAATTTTGGAGATCCATTTTTCTTTGTTATTAGAGAAGCTGAGACATTAGCAGATATTAAGATACGCATTCAGAAGAAATTGCAAATTCCAGATGAAAAATTCTTAAAG TGGAAGTTTGCTTTTATATCACTTGGACGCCCGGAATACCTCCATGATTCAGATGTAGTGTCCAATCGATTTCAG AGGAGAGAGATTTATGGAGCCTGGGAGCAGTACCTTGGCTTAGAACATTCTGACACCTCTCCTAAAAGAGCTTACCCAGCTAATCAG AATCGACACGCGGTTGACAAGCCTGTGAAAATTTACACTTGA